One genomic window of Hydra vulgaris chromosome 03, alternate assembly HydraT2T_AEP includes the following:
- the LOC105845629 gene encoding somatostatin receptor type 2 isoform X2, with translation MNVSFNISFGLLNSTNTNSLQHHRDVLSYQENMAICICYTIVTCMGLIANSFVAYLIICNRKLRTVINLLILNLAIADIIACLSIYPFIYIKLVETRIRGTTANVLCGFTDGLFGFFVAAAVSLITLSMISINRYFGINHPYNRRWALQYNHIKWVFGLTWVSSFGLVLPNLISFKYDEYFRLCVRSWAIGVNPLIYFIFTIILGVFLPLSSLLFTYFTSFYTLFLKDYFNNNLVVSERSNVNKKRALKWLGVLVLTYIICWLPFILYWFLSVVIGKYSVSNYEDVRKGVRLARLTLFFAASNTVFNPIVYAFKSKKLRSAFKSLFGLYVRDVTNSTSRRATSQSVSSSTITTTI, from the exons CACCGTGACGTCTTATCATATCAAGAAAATATGGCCATTTGCATATGCTACACTATTGTTACATGCAtgg gtttaattgCAAATAGCTTCGTCGCTTACCTTATTATTTGTAATCGTAAACTTAGAACTGTTATCAATTTGCTTATTTTGAACCTTGCAATTGCAGACATAATTGCTTGTTTAAGCATCTACccttttatatacattaaactAGTTGAGACTAGAATACGAGGGACTACAGCTAATGTTTTATGTGGTTTTACGGATGGCTTGTTTGGTTTCTTTGTTGCAGCCGCTGTTTCATTAATAACTTTAAGTATGATTTCTATCAATAGATATTTTGGTATAAACCACCCATATAATCGAAGATGGGCACTTCAATACAACCATATCAAATGGGTGTTTGGATTAACTTGGGTATCTAGTTTTGGACTTGTTTTACCTAACCTTATTTCATTTAAGTACGACGAGTATTTCAGGCTATGCGTAAGAAGTTGGGCCATTGGTGTTAATCcactgatttattttatttttacaatcatTTTAGGAGTGTTTTTGCCTTTATCTTCTCTATTGTTTACATATTTCACAAGTTTTTATACGCTTTTCCtcaaagattattttaataataacttagttGTATCAGAAAGaagtaatgtaaataaaaaaagagccCTCAAATGGTTAGGTGTTCTTgtattaacttatattatttgCTGGTTACCTTTTATTCTATACTGGTTTTTATCCGTAGTCATTGGTAAGTACTCGGTAAGTAATTACGAAGATGTAAGAAAGGGCGTTCGCCTTGCAAGactaacattattttttgctgCATCAAATACTGTATTTAATCCGATAGTCTAcgcatttaaaagtaaaaagttaagATCTGCTTTCAAATCATTATTTGGATTGTATGTTCGTGATGTAACCAATTCAACATCAAGAAGGGCTACAAGTCAATCAGTTTCTAGCAGTACAATAACCACAACAATTTAG